Genomic DNA from bacterium:
AATCCGGCCCGCCGGACGAACTCCTCCTCCCGCCCCGCCCACTCCGGCACCTTGGCCCAGGCGAAGGGCGTCCGGTCCACCAGGTTCGAGCAGCACTGGTCCACCAGGTCCCAGGAGTCGAACCCGCCCGCCCAGTGCTCCAATTGCTCAATTTCTCCGGCCATGACGACCAGCCACTCGATCTGTATCGCCGCGAAGAGGGCGGCGACGACCCACAGGCCGACCCTCCTTTTTCTCGAATTTTTCAGCGTGACCCAGAAATCGCCCCCCCGCCGGAGACGACCGGCGAACACCGCGGCCACGACCGCCAAAAGCGGCGTGGTGGGGATGTGGTACACGGGGTGGGAGAAGCTGACGAAGTAGGGCAGCGCGTAGAGCAACGAGATTCCCAGGAGCACCGTCAGGGCGTCCCTCCCCGGCAGCGCCTTGCCCCCCGCGAAGAGCGCCGCGACGACCGCCCCGGCGATGCCCACGTAGAACGCGCCGTCGGCCGCGATGGCCGCCAGCCCCACCCACAGCGGCAGGCCGAAAATTTTTACGAGGTACGAGCCGGTGAAGCTGTCGGTGGCGAGGTAGGTCCGCACGCGGCTCAAGCTGCGCACGAGGAAGAGGTCCGGCCGCCCGGCTATCTCCCCCCAGGCCACCGCCGCGTAGCGCCCGCTCCGCAGGTGCGCCGGCAGCGTGTCTATCTCGACCACCAGGCGTCTGAAGTTGGCGGGCCACCCGGATTCGACGCCCGCGTGCGACCCCAGCCACCAGGTCTTGTAAAGCGGCGTGTACGGGTTGTTCCCCAAAAAGAGGTTCCACGTGTTGGCCTCGTTGATGAAGACGAAGTGGCCGGTCATGTTATCCGCGACCAGGAGCCAGAGAGCGACGACGCCGACCGCCGGCAGGAAGGCCGCCAGCGGCGGCAGCGGCTTCTTCAACTTCACCGCCAGATAGACCGGCACCCCCGCGAGGAGGACGAGGCTCGTGGGCCGGATGAGCGCCGTGAAGCCCAGGACGCACCCCAGGATGACCGCCGTGCCGGTCCCCGCCCCGCGGACCAACCGGAGGGTCAGCCAGGCCGCCGCGGTAACCCCCACCGCCGTCGGGAGCTGGGTCAGCGTGTCCACCGAGTTGAGGATGTAGCACGGGTAGAGGGCGAAGGCGATGAGGAAGAGGTTGGCGCCGAAGCGGGCCGCCCCCGCGCCCTCCGGGGTCCATTTCTCCTCCCGTGACGCGTCCAGAACGAGGCGGTACCCCAGGAGCGCCAGCGCCAGGAACCACAAAAGCATCGAGGCCCGGGCGAGGAACTCGCCGGAATTCAGGCGCCCGAAGATGGAAAGGAAGAGGGGCAGGCCCGGGGGCCACTGGGGGGTGTAGCTGGTCCCCGTGGCGAGATACCCGGCTTCCTTGAAGTAGCCCGAGGCGTCCGAGATGAGGGGCTGGTCGGCGACGAGGAAGAGGACCCCGAGGCGCAGTGCGACCGCCAGGAGGAGTATGACCCACCCCGCCCGCCGGTCTTCGAGAAGATTAAAGAAATTCCTTCTTTCGGGGTTAATCAACGTCAATTAAGATGATCATTACCGGAACGGCAGGGTAGTGGCGCCTAAGTCTTTCGATGTCTGTAATTAATTGTTCACCATAGGATACGCCTGTGGACATCTCCTTAAAAAGACTGTGGCTTGGCACTATTTCAACGCCAACATCGGTCTTGTTTTCATTAAAAAAGTATTGGAATTTTGACATATCGTAGAACATAGAGAAATATTTACCAAATTGTACTTCAATTAAAACCTTCCCTTTTACGAAATCGATCTCCTTAGAGCCTTTCTCCAATTTTATATCACTATTTGGTATATCACGTGTATACGTTTCTTTTAATTTTGTGTAACCCATCTTTTTAAATTCACTATTGAATTGGTCATTCATGCCTGAAGGATCGTAAAGAAGCTTGCCTTTCATGGTTTTCTCTTCACTCACTTTAGTGCGTTTAGCTTTAACTATCGAGATAACCTGGTATATCTCCTTTAGATGAACGGGATATCTTACCTGCAGTATCTCGGCGCCGCCCAAATGCGAGTAGATATAGACCACCTTCATAGCTTCTCCTTGGTCCCTGTGTGCAGTGTCAAGCTTGATTGATAATCCGCAAAGGTAAGTATCTTCGGTGGTATATTGTTCGGGTTGCTTGGGTTATACACTTCCCTTATCATCGGTCTTATTTTCAGTTTACCATTTTCCGCTAACCGTAATCTTTCCTTTGTGATTTCAATGTATTTATCTACCATTTCAGCTCCGATGGCTTTTCTACCGTTGGCTATAGCTGCAATAGCCGTAGTTCCGACTCCGAGGAAGGGATCGAGCACCCAATCCCCTTCGTCCGTCATGGAAAGGATTAACCTCTCGACTAACTCAACGGGGAATTGGCACGGGTGCTCCGTTTTTTCGACGTGGTTTGCTTTTACGTTGGGTATCTCCCAAACGTCGGATGGATTTTTACCGAGGGGGTTGCCAGAAAGTTGTCACTTTTTAGGACCTTTGAAATACTTCTTCTTCGGATACTTTTGGGGTACTCGGATGGGATCGAGATTGAATGTGTAGTTCTCGCTCTTGGTGAACCACAGTATAACCTCGTATCTGCCGGAAAACCTTTTTGAGGCGTGTAGACCGTGTCCGAAGTACCAGACGATTCTATTTCTAAGTGATAAACCTAAAGAATCGAAAATTGGGTATAAGAGCACATCCAGGGGTATGATACCACCGTTCTTTACGTAATTTCCAACCTGCCAACAGATACTGCCGGTTTCATCGAGAACCCTCACACACTCCTTTATTACTTCCGACTGTTGCTCGACGTACTCTTGAATGTCTAGCTTTTTCTCGTATTCCTTACCGATGTTATAAGGTGGCGACGTAACGACCAGTTTAATGTAGTTGTCAGGGATGGTCTGTAATAATCCCATGCAATCACCATGATAGAGAACGAAGTCGGCTTTAGGATTAAAGCAGGAATATATCTGAATAGACACGGTTTATTTACCTCCGCACGTAGTCCACGTAGTCGCCGATTTCCAGGCGGGTGGTGGCGCCCAGGACCAGGCAGGTCGCCGTGGAGTCGGTGACCTTCAACACCCCCAGCGTCCCAATCTCCTCGTCGGGTAGCCGGACCGCCTCGAGGCTGGCCGGGTCGTCCACGGTGCGCCCGGAGCGCCAGACGATGACCCTCGAACCGGGCTCGAGGCCCTGGTCCGACCCCCAATTGATGTAGACCACGTTCCCCTGGGCGGCGTAGCTGCGGCCGTCGCGCTCCCAGCAGACGTACCCCCGCTCGGCGAGCGCCTCCTCCTCGGACCCCCACACCGGCGGCTCGACCCCCGTGCGGAAGCGGAGAAACTCGTCGTCTATCTCCTCGCGGAAACGTATCTTGTCGCCGATGAGGATGGCCTCGTTGCAGGAGATGACCTTGGCGCGGCTGACATCGGGGTAGACGTCGGTGACCTCGATGACGCCGACGTTCTGTATGAGGCGGCCCACGTCTATGCGCGAGTCGGGGATGACGATGCGGCCCTTGTCGCGGTAGACGAGGAACTGGGCGCCGGGGTAGAAGCCCTCGTCGTCGCCGCCGGAGATGTACACCTCGTCGTAGAGGGCGACCATGGTGCGGTCCTCGTCGGCGGAGGCGACGATGTGGGCCAGCTCCCAGTACTCGTCTATATCGGGCACCACCATGCCGCCGTATTCCAGCAGGCGCCGCCAGAGACCGACGAGCTGCTCCCGCGTCAAGGCCACGATGGGCTCGTCGTCGCGGATGCGGACCTGGATGCGCGCGGGGAGGTCGGGGGGGACGTTGGGCGGGATGTAGATCTCCTCGCCGGGGTAAATCCAGTGCGGGTGCTCCACTATCTCGGGGTTGGCCTGCCAGATGAGGGGCCAGAGCCAGGGGCTGCCCAGGAATTCCTCGGCCAGGTCCCAGAGGGTGTCGCCGCGCTGGACGGTGTAGACGCGGTCGGGGTCCAGTTGGCCGCCGCCGGCGGCCAGGGCGGTCATCAAAATCAGGGCGACGACGAGAACGGGTGTCTGGCGGCGCATGGCATCTCCCGGCGGAGTTTCCATGATGAGTTTAGCCCCCCCGCGGGGCCGGGTCAAGCGTCCGGCAAGGGGCTTAAGCCCATTTTCTCCTCTCCCTTGCCCCCGCGGGGCCGGGTCAAGCCGAGCTACTCCAGGCACTGCGATACCCCGACCAGGGCGACGCCGGCCTCCCGGGCGTAGGAGATGACCTCGCGGATCGCGTCGAGGGTGGCGTCGCGGTCGTGGCCGATGACGACGACGGGCCCGTCGCGCTCGAGAGCGAGGTCCACGGCGCGCTTTAGCTCTTTGACCACGGAGCGGCGGGCGGGGTCGTTGTCCAGAAAAATGTCCCGGCGGGCGTGGGGCAGGCCGTACTCCGCGGCCATGTCCGCCGCCACCGAGGTGTGGTACGTCACCGAGTCCACGAACCACAGGCCCCGGCCGGAAATCTCGGCGAGGACGACGCCCATGCAGCGGCGGTCGGAGGTCAGCTTGGAGCCCATGTGGTTGTTGACGCCGTCCACGGGGCCGACGTCGTCCAGGGCCCGGCCGACGAGGCGGCGAAGCTCGTCGTCGGTCATGTAGGTGTAGAGCGCGCCGGGACCGGGGTTTTCATTTCCCAGCGGCTCGCAGGGGAGGTGGAGCATGACCTCTCGCCCGGCCTCCCGGGCGGCCTGCGCCACCGCCCGTGAGTACGCGCGGTACGGCATCACCGAGGGGGTCACGGGCAGGTCGAGGATGCCCGTTATGCTGGGGTCGCGCCCGCCGCAGTCGTCTATGATAATGGCCAGGCGCGGGCCGCGGGGGAGCACCACGGGCCAGGTTATCACGAGGCGGAAGTGCTCCGGGCCGCCTTCGGGACCGAAGCGCATGGTCAGCTCGCGGCGTCCGGGCAGCTCGCGGACCTCGTGGGAGAGGACCACGGCGCCCAGCTCCCCGGCGCGCCCGGCGGCGGACTGGGCCAGAAGCTCGGCCTCGTCGGCGTCCGCGGCGGTGACGCCGAGCTCGGGCGCGGGGAGGCGGTTGGGCGGGCCGACGGGCCGCCGGTCCAGGTGGAGCGGGAGGACGAGGGCGATGTCCGCCTCACCCTTGACCGGTTCGGGTAGTACCGGTCGCGGGGCGCGTGCGCAGCCGGAATACAAAAGGCAGAGGGCGAGTCCAAAAAGGGCGAGCCTTCGGGCCCGCCTCGTTTTCGGTCCGTACCTGTCCAAGT
This window encodes:
- a CDS encoding BglII/BstYI family type II restriction endonuclease; its protein translation is MKVVYIYSHLGGAEILQVRYPVHLKEIYQVISIVKAKRTKVSEEKTMKGKLLYDPSGMNDQFNSEFKKMGYTKLKETYTRDIPNSDIKLEKGSKEIDFVKGKVLIEVQFGKYFSMFYDMSKFQYFFNENKTDVGVEIVPSHSLFKEMSTGVSYGEQLITDIERLRRHYPAVPVMIILIDVD
- a CDS encoding divergent polysaccharide deacetylase family protein; translation: MDRYGPKTRRARRLALFGLALCLLYSGCARAPRPVLPEPVKGEADIALVLPLHLDRRPVGPPNRLPAPELGVTAADADEAELLAQSAAGRAGELGAVVLSHEVRELPGRRELTMRFGPEGGPEHFRLVITWPVVLPRGPRLAIIIDDCGGRDPSITGILDLPVTPSVMPYRAYSRAVAQAAREAGREVMLHLPCEPLGNENPGPGALYTYMTDDELRRLVGRALDDVGPVDGVNNHMGSKLTSDRRCMGVVLAEISGRGLWFVDSVTYHTSVAADMAAEYGLPHARRDIFLDNDPARRSVVKELKRAVDLALERDGPVVVIGHDRDATLDAIREVISYAREAGVALVGVSQCLE
- a CDS encoding LysM peptidoglycan-binding domain-containing protein produces the protein MRRQTPVLVVALILMTALAAGGGQLDPDRVYTVQRGDTLWDLAEEFLGSPWLWPLIWQANPEIVEHPHWIYPGEEIYIPPNVPPDLPARIQVRIRDDEPIVALTREQLVGLWRRLLEYGGMVVPDIDEYWELAHIVASADEDRTMVALYDEVYISGGDDEGFYPGAQFLVYRDKGRIVIPDSRIDVGRLIQNVGVIEVTDVYPDVSRAKVISCNEAILIGDKIRFREEIDDEFLRFRTGVEPPVWGSEEEALAERGYVCWERDGRSYAAQGNVVYINWGSDQGLEPGSRVIVWRSGRTVDDPASLEAVRLPDEEIGTLGVLKVTDSTATCLVLGATTRLEIGDYVDYVRR
- a CDS encoding DNA alkylation repair protein, coding for MTLINPERRNFFNLLEDRRAGWVILLLAVALRLGVLFLVADQPLISDASGYFKEAGYLATGTSYTPQWPPGLPLFLSIFGRLNSGEFLARASMLLWFLALALLGYRLVLDASREEKWTPEGAGAARFGANLFLIAFALYPCYILNSVDTLTQLPTAVGVTAAAWLTLRLVRGAGTGTAVILGCVLGFTALIRPTSLVLLAGVPVYLAVKLKKPLPPLAAFLPAVGVVALWLLVADNMTGHFVFINEANTWNLFLGNNPYTPLYKTWWLGSHAGVESGWPANFRRLVVEIDTLPAHLRSGRYAAVAWGEIAGRPDLFLVRSLSRVRTYLATDSFTGSYLVKIFGLPLWVGLAAIAADGAFYVGIAGAVVAALFAGGKALPGRDALTVLLGISLLYALPYFVSFSHPVYHIPTTPLLAVVAAVFAGRLRRGGDFWVTLKNSRKRRVGLWVVAALFAAIQIEWLVVMAGEIEQLEHWAGGFDSWDLVDQCCSNLVDRTPFAWAKVPEWAGREEEFVRRAGFALLAALAVHDKKAPDGKFLEHLPLIERASDDGRNFVKKAVNWALRQIGKRNLALNAAAVKTAVKIAKRDSMAARWIAADALRELTDEKVRGRLRAKAGKMKPSR